A window of the Hydrogenobacter hydrogenophilus genome harbors these coding sequences:
- the hslU gene encoding ATP-dependent protease ATPase subunit HslU — translation MMTKSLSDLLEELTPKKIVEELDKYIVGQERAKRAVAIALRNRWRRQKLPEHIRDEVAPKNILMIGPTGVGKTEIARRLAQLIKAPFIKVEATKYTEIGYVGRDVESMVRELVEVSYQMVKQEKIQKVKERAKRSAEERILDYLVPQQLSFGIRESQDVSKREAMREKLRSGELDEKIIEIDVQEKTAPFIGIAGPPGLEDLEEQLKNMLGSIMPTRRRRKLKVKEALPLLEQEEAEKLIDPEEVSRDAIYRAENFGIIFIDEIDKIAVKTPGVGPGVSREGVQRDLLPIVEGTTVKTKYGPVRTDHILFIAAGAFHMAKPSDLIPELQGRFPIRVELSPLTKEDFVRILREPKNALTKQYIELLRTEGVELEFTDDAIEEIARIAEEANNKTENIGARRLHTVMEKLLEDISFNAPDMEGQHIIVDAKFVRAKLESLVKDVELSRYIL, via the coding sequence ATGATGACGAAATCCCTTTCTGACCTCCTTGAAGAGCTAACTCCCAAAAAGATAGTGGAGGAGCTTGACAAGTACATAGTAGGTCAGGAGAGAGCCAAAAGAGCGGTAGCAATAGCTCTCAGAAACAGGTGGAGAAGGCAAAAGCTTCCCGAACACATAAGGGACGAGGTAGCTCCCAAGAACATACTCATGATAGGTCCCACGGGTGTTGGGAAAACAGAGATAGCAAGAAGGTTAGCACAGCTAATAAAAGCGCCCTTTATAAAGGTTGAGGCAACCAAGTACACAGAGATAGGCTATGTGGGTAGGGATGTGGAGTCTATGGTGAGAGAGCTTGTGGAAGTATCTTACCAAATGGTAAAGCAGGAGAAGATACAAAAAGTAAAGGAAAGAGCTAAAAGGTCTGCAGAAGAGAGGATACTTGACTATCTTGTTCCACAACAGCTTAGCTTTGGTATAAGAGAATCGCAAGATGTGAGCAAAAGAGAAGCTATGAGAGAGAAACTAAGAAGCGGTGAGCTTGATGAGAAGATCATAGAGATAGACGTGCAAGAAAAGACCGCACCTTTCATAGGGATAGCTGGACCTCCGGGACTTGAGGACTTAGAAGAGCAATTAAAGAACATGCTGGGTAGCATTATGCCAACAAGAAGGAGGAGGAAACTGAAGGTAAAAGAGGCTTTACCCCTTCTTGAACAGGAAGAAGCGGAAAAGCTCATAGATCCAGAAGAAGTGTCCCGTGATGCCATCTACAGGGCGGAAAACTTCGGGATAATATTTATAGACGAGATAGACAAAATAGCGGTCAAAACTCCCGGTGTAGGTCCTGGCGTTTCAAGGGAAGGTGTTCAAAGAGACCTTCTGCCCATAGTGGAGGGAACTACAGTAAAGACCAAATACGGACCTGTTAGGACGGACCACATACTCTTTATAGCGGCAGGTGCTTTCCACATGGCTAAACCCTCTGACCTTATACCTGAACTTCAGGGAAGGTTTCCCATAAGGGTTGAGCTTAGTCCCCTTACAAAGGAAGACTTTGTACGCATACTAAGAGAACCCAAGAACGCACTCACCAAACAGTATATAGAGCTTTTAAGAACGGAAGGTGTTGAGCTGGAGTTTACTGATGATGCCATAGAAGAAATAGCACGGATAGCAGAAGAGGCAAACAATAAGACAGAAAACATAGGAGCAAGACGTTTGCACACTGTTATGGAAAAACTGCTTGAGGACATATCTTTCAACGCACCTGACATGGAAGGTCAGCACATAATAGTGGATGCTAAGTTTGTCAGGGCAAAGTTGGAAAGCTTAGTAAAAGATGTGGAGCTCTCCAGATACATACTATGA
- a CDS encoding 5-(carboxyamino)imidazole ribonucleotide synthase → MRVGILGGGQLGWMTILEGRKLGFEFFVLDKDPKSPACKVADACFTPEQVETFLKSCDVITYEFEHIEQELVEKVSHLLSPSAEVLRLKSSRLREKSFYRKMGYPTAEFTFAKGKELYKRLAEFGLPAVVKAEKLGYDGKGQYLVKSLLQVDEIFKNHPKDENFLVERFVNFLFEFSLIGVRSKRGDTRVYPMTINHHEKGILLYNYTSGMHVKEAHNILTSLMEDLNIVGLLAVEFFFCQDGKVLINEMAPRPHNTGHYTLDGCYTSQFENLLRAITDLPLGSTSLKLPSGMVNLLGVSLEDIDLRSLLSVEGSKLYWYGKEKRERRKMGHINIVANTQKEVEEKIKSILHLTYQTQGV, encoded by the coding sequence ATGAGAGTAGGTATTCTTGGTGGTGGACAGCTGGGTTGGATGACTATTTTAGAAGGCAGAAAATTAGGTTTTGAGTTTTTCGTTCTTGATAAAGATCCCAAATCACCAGCTTGTAAGGTAGCAGACGCATGCTTTACACCAGAGCAAGTGGAGACTTTCCTAAAAAGCTGTGATGTGATAACTTACGAATTTGAACATATAGAGCAAGAACTTGTGGAAAAGGTTTCTCACCTTCTTAGTCCTTCTGCAGAAGTTTTAAGGTTAAAATCCAGCAGACTCCGTGAGAAGTCCTTTTACAGGAAAATGGGGTACCCCACCGCAGAGTTTACCTTTGCTAAGGGAAAAGAGCTTTACAAAAGGCTTGCAGAGTTTGGCCTTCCTGCAGTAGTTAAAGCGGAAAAGCTTGGCTATGACGGGAAAGGTCAGTACTTAGTAAAGAGTCTTTTGCAGGTAGATGAGATATTTAAAAACCACCCAAAAGACGAGAACTTTTTAGTGGAAAGGTTTGTAAACTTTCTTTTTGAGTTTTCTCTGATAGGCGTAAGAAGTAAAAGGGGAGATACAAGGGTCTATCCTATGACTATAAACCATCACGAAAAAGGTATACTGCTATATAACTACACAAGCGGCATGCATGTGAAAGAAGCACATAACATACTAACATCTCTTATGGAGGATCTAAACATTGTGGGACTTCTTGCGGTTGAATTTTTCTTCTGCCAAGATGGTAAGGTGCTTATAAACGAGATGGCTCCAAGACCTCATAACACAGGACACTACACCTTAGACGGTTGTTATACCTCTCAGTTTGAAAACCTTTTGAGGGCTATCACAGACCTACCCTTGGGTTCTACAAGTCTCAAGCTACCTTCTGGCATGGTGAACCTTCTGGGAGTATCTTTGGAAGACATAGACCTAAGGAGCTTGCTCTCTGTTGAAGGCTCAAAACTTTATTGGTATGGAAAAGAAAAGAGAGAAAGAAGAAAGATGGGACACATCAACATAGTAGCAAACACACAAAAAGAAGTTGAAGAAAAAATAAAATCAATACTGCACCTTACATATCAAACTCAGGGTGTTTAG
- the hisIE gene encoding bifunctional phosphoribosyl-AMP cyclohydrolase/phosphoribosyl-ATP diphosphatase HisIE — MMNLKFNQEGLIPVIVQDYKTGEIRMFAWANQEALEKTLQTGYAHYYSRSRRSIWKKGETSGELQRVVEIRVDCDEDALLYIVEQEKNIACHTGERNCFFRGIDGEKVKKVLPFETLQRLQEVIKSRIEEKRENSYTYKLYTQGEDRVLQKFGEEAVESLIALKNGEKEPIKAELSDMLYHMLLMLTIKNVDVCEVLEELASRFKG; from the coding sequence ATGATGAACCTTAAGTTCAATCAAGAGGGGCTTATCCCAGTAATAGTTCAGGACTACAAAACTGGCGAGATAAGGATGTTTGCTTGGGCAAACCAAGAAGCATTAGAAAAGACACTTCAGACAGGTTATGCTCACTACTACTCAAGGTCAAGGCGATCCATCTGGAAGAAGGGAGAGACATCAGGCGAACTCCAAAGGGTTGTAGAGATAAGGGTAGATTGCGATGAAGATGCTCTTTTGTATATAGTGGAGCAGGAAAAAAACATAGCCTGCCATACGGGAGAGAGAAACTGTTTTTTTAGAGGTATTGACGGTGAGAAGGTAAAAAAGGTTCTGCCTTTTGAGACACTTCAGAGGCTACAGGAAGTTATAAAAAGCAGGATAGAAGAAAAGAGAGAAAACTCTTACACCTACAAGCTTTATACGCAAGGCGAGGATAGAGTGCTACAAAAGTTTGGAGAAGAAGCGGTAGAAAGCCTTATAGCTTTGAAGAACGGAGAGAAAGAGCCCATAAAGGCGGAGCTTTCGGACATGCTTTACCACATGCTTCTTATGTTAACTATAAAAAATGTTGATGTCTGCGAGGTACTTGAGGAACTAGCCAGTAGGTTTAAAGGATGA
- a CDS encoding FAD-dependent oxidoreductase, with amino-acid sequence MRAYDVVIVGAGGAGLRTAIECARDEDIKIAVVSKVYPTRSHTGAAQGGVNAALGNVIKDDSPETHAYDTIKGSDFLADQDAVFFMCENAPEVIYELDRWGVPFSRLPDGRIAQRPFGGASFPRTVFSADRTGHVILHTLFEQALSKDNIDFYNEFFLIDILHNGQRVKGVSIYDIKNGEVITLRTKAVVLATGGFARIYWQRSTNAVGNTGDGVAVALRNGVPLKDIEFIQFHPTGLAKTGILLSEACRGEGGYLLNKFGERFMSRYAPEKMELAPRDMVSRAIEYEIREGRGVGEGTSAYVYLDLRHLGEEKIKERLPQVRQLAIDFEGVDPITDLVPIRPTAHYCMGGIHVENYITSSTPLEGLYAVGECACVSVHGANRLGGNSLIELLVFGKFCGIAVREYAKYSQHLPLTKAEENAGKEYIEKLIRREGSEKLAQIRKRMGEITWEKMGIFRDEKSLASAYEELSELLERWEKIPVVDKSKVFNTNLIEVMELRNMIEIARAVAFCALHRRESRGGHYREDYPERDDENFLKHTLVRQENGKLTIEYIPVRITKYQPAERKY; translated from the coding sequence ATGAGGGCTTACGATGTAGTAATTGTTGGTGCAGGCGGTGCTGGGCTACGAACAGCTATAGAGTGTGCGAGGGATGAAGATATAAAAATAGCGGTTGTATCAAAAGTTTATCCTACGCGCTCCCATACAGGTGCAGCGCAAGGTGGTGTGAACGCAGCGCTCGGTAATGTGATAAAAGATGACAGTCCTGAAACGCACGCTTATGATACTATAAAAGGTTCGGATTTTTTAGCGGATCAGGATGCTGTGTTTTTTATGTGTGAGAACGCTCCAGAGGTTATATACGAGCTTGACAGGTGGGGAGTGCCCTTTTCAAGACTTCCTGATGGGAGGATAGCCCAAAGGCCCTTTGGAGGTGCGTCCTTTCCTAGGACTGTCTTTTCTGCGGATAGGACAGGCCACGTAATACTGCACACTCTCTTTGAGCAAGCACTTTCTAAAGATAACATAGACTTTTATAACGAGTTTTTCCTAATAGACATTTTGCACAACGGTCAGAGGGTAAAGGGAGTTAGCATATACGACATAAAGAACGGTGAAGTCATTACCCTCAGGACAAAAGCGGTAGTTTTAGCAACAGGGGGCTTTGCAAGGATTTACTGGCAGAGAAGCACCAACGCAGTAGGTAATACAGGTGATGGTGTAGCGGTAGCTTTACGCAACGGTGTGCCTCTTAAAGACATAGAGTTCATTCAGTTTCATCCTACTGGACTTGCCAAAACGGGTATACTGCTTTCCGAAGCCTGTCGCGGTGAAGGTGGGTACCTGCTTAACAAATTTGGGGAGCGTTTTATGTCCAGGTACGCACCAGAGAAGATGGAGCTTGCACCAAGGGACATGGTATCAAGAGCCATAGAGTACGAAATAAGAGAAGGCAGAGGTGTAGGAGAGGGGACATCCGCATATGTTTATTTAGACCTAAGGCATTTGGGTGAAGAAAAGATAAAAGAAAGGCTACCGCAAGTGCGTCAGCTCGCCATAGATTTTGAGGGTGTGGATCCCATCACCGACCTTGTTCCCATAAGGCCTACCGCTCATTACTGTATGGGAGGCATTCATGTGGAAAACTACATAACTTCTTCTACACCTCTTGAAGGGTTATACGCTGTAGGTGAGTGTGCCTGTGTGTCTGTGCACGGAGCTAATAGACTCGGTGGAAATTCCTTGATAGAGCTCTTAGTTTTTGGCAAGTTCTGTGGTATAGCGGTAAGGGAGTATGCCAAGTATAGCCAGCATCTACCCCTAACAAAAGCGGAAGAAAACGCTGGAAAGGAGTACATAGAAAAACTCATAAGAAGGGAAGGTTCAGAAAAGCTTGCACAAATAAGAAAAAGGATGGGAGAAATAACGTGGGAGAAAATGGGCATCTTTAGGGACGAAAAGTCCTTGGCTTCTGCCTATGAGGAGCTATCGGAACTTCTTGAAAGGTGGGAGAAAATACCTGTTGTAGATAAATCAAAGGTGTTTAACACCAACCTAATAGAGGTCATGGAACTCAGAAACATGATAGAGATAGCGAGGGCAGTAGCCTTCTGTGCACTTCACAGGAGAGAATCAAGAGGAGGTCATTACAGGGAGGACTATCCAGAAAGAGACGATGAGAACTTTCTTAAACACACTTTAGTAAGGCAGGAGAACGGAAAATTAACCATAGAATACATACCTGTCAGGATCACCAAGTACCAGCCGGCTGAGAGGAAGTATTGA
- a CDS encoding carbon-nitrogen hydrolase family protein, with the protein MLKVYSLQIRPSLGKVEENLKRILDLLSDVKDSSLVVLPEMWQCGFDYENMTKHAQATQEVFVISPIISEAV; encoded by the coding sequence ATGCTAAAAGTTTACAGCTTACAGATAAGACCTTCTCTTGGTAAGGTGGAAGAAAACCTAAAAAGAATCTTAGATCTTCTCTCGGATGTGAAAGATAGTTCTTTGGTGGTACTCCCTGAGATGTGGCAGTGTGGGTTTGATTACGAAAACATGACAAAACACGCTCAAGCCACACAAGAGGTCTTTGTGATTAGTCCTATAATTTCTGAGGCTGTTTGA
- a CDS encoding DUF202 domain-containing protein, whose product MLIAKHLPSAKDARIYMSVERTYLGYIRFSLYTLSFAVFLRKLEVLADITQKIHLSVFLEHIAIALSIVGTFLIIAGILTFYLDIKYIEGGIEVSPKEVTDPRIYMAAERTFLAWIRTSISLIVFGFVIEKFEFFLEQLEKVFNIHLRGDHRTLVGVGVFIIIVGLFTLILGTINFYRTIRQVDAGYYRTHTWLYKIYGAVIFLACLVLTFYVLKII is encoded by the coding sequence ATGCTTATAGCTAAGCACCTTCCATCCGCAAAGGATGCTCGTATATACATGTCTGTTGAAAGAACTTACTTAGGTTATATAAGGTTTTCCCTCTACACCCTATCTTTTGCGGTTTTTTTAAGGAAGTTGGAGGTGCTTGCAGATATAACCCAGAAGATACATTTATCCGTATTCTTGGAGCACATAGCTATAGCCTTATCCATAGTGGGTACCTTTCTTATAATTGCAGGTATACTTACCTTTTACTTGGACATAAAATACATAGAAGGAGGTATAGAAGTGTCCCCAAAAGAAGTTACTGATCCAAGGATTTATATGGCTGCGGAAAGGACTTTTCTTGCATGGATAAGGACTTCCATATCTCTCATAGTTTTTGGATTCGTTATAGAGAAGTTTGAGTTCTTCTTAGAACAGTTAGAGAAAGTTTTCAACATACATCTGAGAGGTGATCACAGAACTCTTGTGGGTGTGGGAGTTTTCATAATAATTGTGGGACTCTTCACACTTATACTTGGTACTATAAACTTTTATAGAACTATAAGGCAGGTGGACGCAGGTTATTACAGGACACACACATGGCTATATAAGATCTACGGCGCCGTGATATTTTTGGCATGTTTGGTTCTAACCTTTTATGTGCTCAAGATTATCTAA
- a CDS encoding transposase has protein sequence MKDIPFRAFYFLGDAYYSMESELLKEIKQMGMVAVVPVRESLRVKVRSQERLWAKEKYEMHKELYKRVRYKIEQLIGNVKNLMDDRDNTRIYDLASLYVLARFAVYNFLVLWKLYLFFELLRAVLRNQAMSMFWDFSNSLKNS, from the coding sequence TTGAAGGATATACCTTTCAGAGCTTTTTACTTTTTGGGAGATGCTTATTACAGTATGGAGAGTGAATTACTCAAGGAGATAAAGCAAATGGGTATGGTTGCAGTAGTTCCAGTGAGGGAGAGTTTGCGTGTAAAGGTCAGAAGCCAAGAGAGGTTATGGGCTAAGGAGAAATATGAGATGCACAAGGAGCTGTATAAGAGGGTACGATACAAGATAGAACAGTTGATAGGGAATGTGAAGAACCTAATGGATGATAGGGACAACACGAGGATATATGATCTTGCGAGCTTATATGTGCTTGCGAGGTTTGCGGTGTATAACTTTTTGGTGCTTTGGAAGCTTTACTTATTTTTTGAGCTTTTGAGAGCTGTTTTAAGAAATCAAGCTATGTCAATGTTCTGGGATTTTTCAAACAGCCTCAAAAACTCTTGA
- a CDS encoding Rne/Rng family ribonuclease, translating into MAKSLLVLSNQEGFFSFLIEGVEIQKIKVERRGLLRITDSIFKGKVKKLVKGMDGAFVDIGLEKEAYLPLRSQCKGENTELLRVGEEVIVQVLREPVGEKGAKLTRRIKLIGKYVIYLPNTNEVKCSSKLEKEEKERLKYIASRLFSQHGSNCGIIFRKHASKASEEEILKDIDNLKKLWLKILKKTSAQKKPGILLEEYPSYVRLIKDHWHELEEIVADSPYVWNDIVSFLEEFEPSLVKKTVYVKDVGAYISRYRIHETFRKMLSKYVWLKGGGYLVIEETEAMTVIDVNSGEPYGESHEENAVSTNLEASKEIARQIILRDIGGIIVIDFIDMKKQENRDLVIKALQESFGEEACNVQIYGFTKLGLLEMARRKSGESLSSLLTESCPLCKGKGKVRSKSLLAFELERDLKSDLHGVVDLHVNPQSLSVVKGVIEKSGIKYVNLVEDPNVDYNDYEIHYKA; encoded by the coding sequence ATGGCAAAAAGCTTGTTGGTGCTTTCTAATCAGGAAGGTTTTTTTTCTTTTCTGATAGAAGGGGTAGAAATACAAAAGATAAAGGTGGAAAGGCGGGGGCTTTTGAGGATAACGGATAGCATATTTAAAGGTAAAGTAAAGAAGTTAGTAAAGGGCATGGACGGAGCTTTTGTTGATATAGGGCTTGAGAAGGAAGCTTATTTACCTCTTAGGTCCCAATGTAAAGGAGAGAACACGGAACTACTAAGAGTAGGAGAAGAAGTGATCGTACAAGTGCTTAGAGAACCAGTAGGGGAAAAGGGAGCAAAACTGACAAGAAGGATAAAGTTAATAGGCAAATATGTCATATACCTACCTAACACAAATGAAGTAAAATGCTCTTCAAAACTGGAAAAGGAAGAAAAAGAAAGGTTAAAGTATATAGCTTCGCGCTTGTTTTCCCAACATGGGTCTAACTGTGGTATTATATTCAGGAAACACGCTTCAAAGGCAAGCGAAGAGGAGATCCTAAAAGACATAGATAACTTAAAAAAACTGTGGCTCAAAATCTTAAAAAAAACTTCCGCTCAGAAAAAACCGGGCATACTTCTTGAAGAGTATCCTTCTTATGTAAGGTTGATAAAAGACCACTGGCACGAGCTTGAGGAAATAGTAGCAGATAGCCCCTATGTATGGAATGATATAGTATCCTTCCTTGAGGAGTTTGAACCTTCTTTGGTAAAGAAAACTGTGTATGTTAAAGATGTTGGCGCTTATATAAGCAGGTACAGAATACACGAAACTTTCAGAAAGATGCTTAGTAAGTATGTTTGGCTAAAGGGTGGAGGTTATTTGGTTATAGAAGAAACAGAAGCCATGACGGTAATTGATGTAAACAGCGGGGAACCTTATGGAGAGTCTCACGAAGAGAACGCAGTAAGTACCAACTTGGAAGCATCAAAAGAGATAGCTCGGCAGATAATACTTAGGGACATAGGTGGTATAATTGTTATAGACTTTATTGATATGAAGAAGCAAGAAAATAGAGACTTGGTCATAAAAGCACTGCAAGAATCTTTTGGAGAAGAAGCTTGTAATGTCCAAATTTACGGTTTTACAAAGCTTGGACTCTTAGAAATGGCCAGAAGGAAAAGTGGGGAGAGTCTCTCTTCTTTACTTACCGAAAGCTGTCCGTTATGCAAAGGAAAAGGAAAGGTACGCAGTAAAAGTCTGTTAGCCTTTGAACTTGAGAGAGACCTAAAAAGTGATCTTCATGGTGTAGTTGACTTGCATGTGAATCCTCAGAGCCTGAGCGTAGTCAAAGGTGTGATAGAAAAGAGCGGAATAAAGTATGTGAACTTAGTTGAGGACCCAAATGTGGATTACAACGACTATGAGATACATTACAAGGCATAG
- a CDS encoding carbon-nitrogen hydrolase family protein: protein MLRVYSLQIRPSLGKVEENLKRILDLLLDVKDGSLVVLPEMWQCGFDYENMTKHAQATQDVLIELSKHSKEKNLTLIGTYPTQEGTCTYNTAIVLSNGQVLGKRHKIKLFPLYQEDKFFCAGAKNAVFQTPFGNLGILICFELRFTSLVLELKRQRVQIITVPAMWGEGRKEHWKIFTKSRAIELQAYLIASNAWGKVGKEDYAGCSGIYDPWGSVLSYAEKGDAVLSASIDLVQVEKVRELLPVED from the coding sequence ATGCTGAGAGTTTACAGCTTACAGATAAGACCTTCTCTTGGTAAGGTGGAAGAAAACCTAAAAAGAATCTTAGATCTTCTCTTGGATGTGAAAGATGGTTCTTTGGTGGTACTTCCTGAGATGTGGCAGTGTGGGTTTGATTACGAAAACATGACAAAACACGCTCAAGCCACACAAGATGTATTAATAGAACTCTCAAAACACTCAAAAGAGAAGAACTTAACCCTAATTGGAACTTACCCCACACAAGAGGGAACCTGCACCTACAATACCGCTATAGTGCTGAGCAACGGGCAGGTGCTGGGCAAGAGACACAAAATAAAGCTTTTTCCCCTTTACCAAGAGGACAAGTTTTTTTGCGCAGGAGCTAAAAACGCAGTTTTTCAAACACCTTTTGGGAACTTAGGTATCCTTATATGCTTTGAGCTTAGATTCACAAGCTTAGTGTTGGAGCTAAAAAGGCAAAGAGTTCAAATAATTACAGTGCCAGCCATGTGGGGAGAAGGTAGAAAAGAACACTGGAAGATCTTTACAAAGTCAAGAGCGATAGAGCTCCAAGCTTACCTTATAGCTTCTAACGCATGGGGTAAAGTGGGAAAAGAAGATTACGCTGGATGCTCTGGTATATATGACCCTTGGGGAAGCGTACTTTCTTATGCAGAAAAAGGTGATGCGGTTCTATCAGCATCCATAGACCTTGTACAAGTAGAAAAGGTGAGAGAGCTTCTACCAGTGGAGGATTAG
- the epmA gene encoding elongation factor P--(R)-beta-lysine ligase yields the protein MLLKEWSLFIDQVRQFFKQRGYLEVYTNILQKYPNIDPYVEPFKLEWESAGNCPKTFWLRTSPENSMKKLLSKYPVDMFQIGKVFRKDPCGKLHRPEFTMLEWYKIGKDYTYLIEEIGQLLKYLGFSEGYKTLRLEHAFEEYAGVILSEDEEVFKNNLISYGYPFEEEEDWETLFYRIYIEVERHLGWEMPTFITHFPARLSAYAKVKDGYAERFELYIKGVEIANGWTEETSRSEIERRMKRYLQGRDMLLDQELISAYDNFPPCAGCSIGLERLFMVLKGIDSIEELDFMV from the coding sequence ATGCTTTTAAAAGAGTGGAGCCTTTTTATAGACCAAGTAAGACAGTTTTTCAAGCAAAGAGGCTATCTTGAAGTTTATACCAACATATTACAGAAGTATCCTAACATAGATCCATATGTGGAACCTTTTAAGCTTGAGTGGGAAAGTGCAGGAAACTGTCCAAAGACCTTTTGGCTTAGGACATCACCAGAAAACTCTATGAAGAAACTGCTTAGCAAGTATCCTGTAGATATGTTCCAAATAGGCAAGGTTTTCCGGAAAGATCCGTGCGGAAAGCTCCACAGACCTGAATTCACCATGCTTGAGTGGTATAAGATAGGTAAGGATTACACTTATCTTATAGAGGAAATAGGACAGCTTTTAAAATACCTTGGTTTTTCAGAAGGCTACAAAACTCTAAGACTTGAACATGCCTTTGAGGAATACGCTGGCGTGATACTTTCTGAAGATGAGGAAGTTTTCAAAAACAATCTAATATCTTACGGTTATCCCTTTGAGGAGGAGGAAGACTGGGAGACACTCTTTTACAGGATATACATAGAGGTAGAGAGGCATTTAGGTTGGGAAATGCCCACTTTCATAACTCACTTTCCTGCAAGGCTTAGCGCTTATGCCAAGGTAAAAGATGGTTATGCGGAAAGGTTTGAGCTTTACATAAAAGGCGTAGAAATAGCCAACGGTTGGACAGAAGAGACTTCCAGAAGTGAGATAGAAAGGAGGATGAAACGGTATTTGCAGGGAAGGGATATGCTTCTTGACCAAGAGCTCATCTCTGCTTATGATAACTTTCCACCGTGCGCGGGTTGTTCCATAGGTCTTGAAAGATTGTTTATGGTTTTAAAAGGTATTGATAGCATAGAAGAGCTTGACTTTATGGTTTGA
- a CDS encoding histidine phosphatase family protein produces the protein MKRLFLVRHAQSEYNEKGIFQGRLDSDLTPLGFVQARLTAKELLDKNIQVIYTSPQRRAYKTALTIGDILHLEPIVDERLREMSFGEYEGKPFWSLVEENRELFLNWLANPLKNPLPTQESMEELEKRVKSFLEEIKESPYENILIVAHGGTLHALICLSVGLGLENLWNIHMDNTGITELRIDKNKAQIGYLNRLCHVKKLTP, from the coding sequence ATGAAGCGTCTTTTTTTGGTCAGACACGCACAAAGCGAATACAACGAAAAGGGCATATTCCAAGGTAGGCTTGACAGCGACCTTACTCCTCTGGGTTTTGTTCAGGCAAGGCTCACCGCCAAGGAACTATTAGATAAAAATATACAAGTAATATACACATCCCCTCAAAGAAGGGCATACAAAACAGCACTCACCATAGGAGACATACTTCACCTTGAGCCCATAGTAGATGAAAGGTTAAGGGAGATGTCCTTTGGTGAGTACGAAGGAAAGCCTTTCTGGAGTTTAGTAGAAGAAAATAGAGAGCTATTTTTAAACTGGCTTGCTAACCCACTTAAAAACCCCCTTCCTACCCAAGAGAGTATGGAAGAGCTTGAAAAGAGGGTAAAAAGCTTTTTAGAAGAAATAAAAGAAAGTCCTTACGAGAACATACTCATAGTTGCCCATGGTGGTACCCTTCATGCCTTAATATGTCTATCCGTAGGACTTGGACTTGAAAACCTCTGGAACATACACATGGACAATACGGGTATAACGGAGCTTCGCATAGATAAGAACAAAGCACAAATAGGTTATCTCAACAGACTTTGCCATGTAAAAAAGCTTACCCCCTAA
- the tsaE gene encoding tRNA (adenosine(37)-N6)-threonylcarbamoyltransferase complex ATPase subunit type 1 TsaE: MKIISTSEEQTLELGRQIGRSLKGDEVICLVGPLGAGKTTLVKGIAQGMEILEGYQVRSPTFTLVNEYPTKRGKIIHVDFYRVKDLDITEFIGQGVLLIEWPTDLTYCDVIIRIEFLPEGRLIIFENAKSLQLTDKTFSW; encoded by the coding sequence ATGAAGATAATTTCCACTTCTGAAGAGCAAACCCTTGAGCTGGGAAGACAGATAGGTAGGTCTCTTAAAGGTGATGAAGTTATCTGTCTTGTGGGACCGCTCGGTGCTGGGAAAACTACTCTTGTAAAAGGTATAGCGCAGGGTATGGAGATCTTAGAAGGTTATCAGGTCAGAAGCCCCACCTTTACATTGGTGAATGAGTATCCTACAAAAAGAGGAAAGATTATACATGTAGACTTCTACAGAGTAAAAGACCTTGATATCACAGAGTTTATCGGTCAGGGTGTTTTGCTAATAGAGTGGCCTACGGACCTGACTTACTGTGATGTGATCATTAGGATAGAGTTTCTGCCTGAAGGGAGGCTTATAATTTTTGAGAATGCTAAAAGTTTACAGCTTACAGATAAGACCTTCTCTTGGTAA